A window of the Mus musculus strain C57BL/6J chromosome 18, GRCm38.p6 C57BL/6J genome harbors these coding sequences:
- the Iigp1 gene encoding interferon-inducible GTPase 1 isoform X1, whose protein sequence is MGQLFSSPKSDENNDLPSSFTGYFKKFNTGRKIISQEILNLIELRMRKGNIQLTNSAISDALKEIDSSVLNVAVTGETGSGKSSFINTLRGIGNEEEGAAKTGVVEVTMERHPYKHPNIPNVVFWDLPGIGSTNFPPNTYLEKMKFYEYDFFIIISATRFKKNDIDIAKAISMMKKEFYFVRTKVDSDITNEADGKPQTFDKEKVLQDIRLNCVNTFRENGIAEPPIFLLSNKNVCHYDFPVLMDKLISDLPIYKRHNFMVSLPNITDSVIEKKRQFLKQRIWLEGFAADLVNIIPSLTFLLDSDLETLKKSMKFYRTVFGVDETSLQRLARDWEIEVDQVEAMIKSPAVFKPTDEETIQERLSRYIQEFCLANGYLLPKNSFLKEIFYLKYYFLDMVTEDAKTLLKEICLRN, encoded by the coding sequence ATGGGTCAGCTGTTCTCTTCACCTAAGAGTGATGAGAATAATGATTTGCCCTCCAGCTTTACTGgttattttaagaaatttaataCGGGAAGAAAAATCATTTCTCAAGAGATCCTCAATTTGATTGAATTAAGGATGAGAAAAGGGAATATTCAGTTGACAAACTCTGCAATCAGTGATGCATTAAAAGAAATCGATAGTAGTGTGCTCAATGTTGCTGTCACCGGGGAGACGGGATCAGGGAAGTCCAGCTTCATCAATACCCTGAGAGGCATTGGGAATGAAGAAGAAGGTGCAGCTAAAACTGGGGTGGTGGAGGTAACCATGGAAAGACATCCATACAAACACCCCAATATACCCAATGTGGTTTTTTGGGACCTGCCTGGGATTGGAAGCACAAATTTCCCACCAAACACTTACCTGGAGAAAATGAAGTTCTATGAGTACGatttcttcattattatttcGGCCACACGCTTCAAGAAAAATGATATAGACATTGCCAAAGCAATCAGCATGATGAAGAAGGAATTCTACTTCGTGAGAACCAAGGTGGACTCTGACATAACAAATGAAGCAGATGGCAAACCTCAAACCTTTGACAAAGAAAAGGTCCTGCAGGACATCCGCCTTAACTGTGTGAACACCTTTAGGGAGAATGGCATTGCTGAGCCACCAATCTTCCTGCTCTCTAACAAAAATGTTTGTCACTATGACTTCCCCGTCCTGATGGACAAGCTGATAAGTGACCTCCCTATCTACAAGAGACACAATTTTATGGTCTCCTTACCCAATATCACAGATTCAGTCATTGAAAAGAAGCGGCAATTTCTGAAGCAGAGGATTTGGCTGGAAGGATTTGCTGCTGACCTAGTGAATATCATCCCTTCTCTGACCTTTCTCTTGGACAGTGATTTGGAGACTCTGAAGAAAAGCATGAAATTCTACCGCACTGTGTTTGGAGTGGATGAAACATCTTTGCAGAGATTAGCTAGGGACTGGGAAATAGAGGTGGATCAGGTGGAGGCCATGATAAAATCTCCTGCTGTGTTCAAACCTACAGATGAAGAAACAATACAAGAAAGGCTTTCAAGATATATTCAGGAGTTCTGTTTGGCTAATGGGTACTTACTTCCTAAAAATagttttcttaaagaaatattttacctGAAATATTATTTCCTTGACATGGTGACTGAGGATGCTAAAACTCTTCTTAAAGAGATATGTTTAAGAAACTAG